In the genome of Calothrix sp. PCC 6303, the window TCGATCGCATGAAGAAACTGGATATTCACCTGTGACAGCATAATATAAAGTAGCTGCCAATCCATAAATATCTACAGTCGGTTCTTTTCTGCCTTGAAATTGCTCGTAGGGTGCAAAATTTTGATTACCAAAACTGCGAGAAAATGAAGTTGCGGGGGTTATATCTCCAGCTAATCCAAAGTCGATTAACATCGGTTGTTTATTACTGCGAATCATCAAATTGCCGGGATGAATATCCCGATGCACTGTAGAATTTTCGTGCATCGAAATAAGTGCATCTCCGATTTTTAGAATATAATTTACAGCTACATTTTCAGGTAGAGGATTTAGTTTACCATTTTGCGGTTCGATTAATTGAAACAAATCCTGTCCTGCAATATACTCCATTACCAAACAGGGTGTATTACTACCTTCTTCAAAATAATCAATAACTCTCACAATATTTGGATGTGGATTTGTAGAAAGTTGTCCTAATAATTGTGCTTCTTGAATAAACTTGCCAACAAATCGGGAATAATTGCGATCGCGTTGCAGCATTGGATTCGGTGTTTTAATCACCACTGGCAAATTAATCTGAGAATTTCTAGCTTTGTATGTGACACCAAAAGCACCTTGACCTAACATCATTTCAATGGTGTATTTTTGATTATTCAATTTGTGTCCTGGTTGCCAATACATAGAATTTTAGAGTTTATATTTATGGGAATTTATACTTTATTTTCCTTCGATAAAATCCAAATTAAACTTTGTCCATCATAAAAAGTGGAGTTTTGTCATTGCGTAGCTTGCGTCTTCCTAAGGAAGCAATCTCACAATCTGAAGTTACAAATTACGATTCTCAAAATAGACGAGGTTTAAGGCTTATTTGGTACTGATGTGTTTGTTGGTTGCGGTGACGGTTTGATAAATCTTTCTTTAATTTCGTTCCCAAAAATCCCTGTAAAAATACCAACTATGGTAACAACCAATGCAGCTACACCCAACCAAAAAGCTAGGATTGCGTATCTTGTTTGTATTTTAGCGAGTTTGTCACCTCCTGTATCAACTACAACAGAGGGAGGCTGCAATCCGAGTAGATCGAACCATGCTTGAATAGATTGAGGACGCTTTTCGCACTTCATTTCCATCGCTCGGAGAATCGCGGAATTGGTTTTGTCGCTAATTTGGGGATTCCATTCTTGCGGTTCTTTTAGCGGTGTATTATTTTGCAAGCGTTCTTTAGCATTGGTTGGTATTTGTCCCGTCAGCAGGTTGTAAAGTGTCGCTGCGAGGGAATAAATATCCGTATAGGCTCCAATTTCCACCGTTTGGGAGTACAATTCTGGCGGTGTGTAACCGGGTTCTGCCACTTGATCGGCACTGACGCTTAATTTTTTGTAATCAAATCCCCGTGCTAAACCAAAATCGATTAATACTGCATCGCTGGAACCACCACGAATCATAATATTCGCTGGTTTGACATCCCGATGTACCAAATTATTTTGATGTACAACTTCCAAAGCTAACCCAATTTGCCGGATGTATTTGAGTGCTTTTGCTTCTGGGAGAAGATTTTGGGATCTTCTTTGTAAATCTTCCCCATCAATGTATTCCAGTGCCAAACAGCGCAATTTATCCTCTAGAAATGGCAGTTCTAAAAGCTTCACAATATTGGGATGTTTGCAGCTAGATAATTGCACTGCTTCTTTGACAAAGCTTTCTTGCAAATCCTGAAAACCAGGTTGATGTATCAACACATCATCAAGGGTTTTAATAATAACTAAATTTCCCTGAATATTTCTGGCAAGATAGGTAATACTGAAACGTCCTCGTCTGCGTACCTCTTCGATCGTATACTTCCCACCTTGTAGTTGCTTATCTTTATCCCAAGCCATCCCATCAACTCCAGCAAAAACTAGAGTTATTTTGACACATAGTAATCCTGTGGAAGTAGCCTGGTAAATCTCGGTATGGAATCACTCCTATAAAATTAACTTCCTATTCCATGTTAAATTCGATGAGATTGCTTCCTCTGATTACTTATGCCTTTTCCTAGATCCAGCGGTATTCTGCTACACCCAACAAGTTTTCCCAGTCGTTTCGGAATTGGGGATTTGGGTTATCCAGCCCGGAGTTTTATTGATTTTCTCAAAAATAGTGACCAGCAATATTGGCAGGTGTTGCCATTGGGACCGACAGGTTACGGAAACTCTCCGTATATGTGTTACTCGGCGATGGCGGGAAATCCTTTTTTAATCAGCCCAGATTTGCTAAAGGAACAAAATTTACTGGCTGATTGGGATTTCGGTAATTTACCAGATTTTTCGATTGAAAAGGTAAATTACGAACAAGCTATTACTATTAAAGTTAGATTGTTAAAGCTGGCTTTTGAGAATTTTAAAAATCTGGCAACACCAGAACAACGCCAAGATTTTGCTGTTTTTTGCGAAGCTAAGGCATATTGGTTAGATGATTATGCTTTGTTTATGGCGCTCAAAGATGCCCATCAAGGTGCTAGTTGGTATCAGTGGGAGACAAAGTATGCCAAGCGCAAACCAGAAGCTATTGAGGCAGCTACTCAGGAACTGAGTGATGATATTTTCTATTACAAATTTCTGCAATTTGAGTTTTTCTTACAGTGGTCACAACTCAAAGATTATGCCAATGAACATAGTATTAAAATTATTGGTGATATACCTATTTATGTAGCACACGATAGTGCTGATGTGTGGTCAAATCCAGATATATTTTGTTTGAATGAAAAGACTGGTGAAGTTGAATTAATGGCTGGTGTGCCACCTGACTACTTTAGTGCAACTGGTCAACTTTGGGGAAATCCAGTTTACCACTGGGAAGAGTTGGAAAAACAAGATTTTGCTTGGTGGGTGAAGCGCTTTGAGGCGATGCTGGATTATGTTGATATTATTCGCATTGATCATTTTCGCGGATTTGAAGCTTTTTGGGCTGTTCCCCGTGGGGAAGAAACGGCGGAAAATGGTAAATGGATGAAGGCATCTGGAGATCAATTATTTGAAACTATCCGCGATAAGTTGGGAAAACTACCTGTTTTAGCTGAAGATTTGGGGATTATTACACCCGATGTGGAAGCTTTGCGAGATAAGTTTGAGTTTCCAGGGATGAAAGTCTTGCAGTTTGCTTTTGGTTCGGATCCTGGTAATGAGTTTTTACCGTTTAATTATGGACGAAATTCGGTTGTTTATACTGGAACCCATGACAATGACACTACAATTGGGTGGTTTAATACAGCTAGTGATCATGAAAAATACAATTTGGAATTATATCTAGGTGGCATTAGTAACGATGGTGTCCATTGGGATTTAATTCGTATGGCATTAAGTTCCATTGCCAACCAAGCAATTATTCCCTTTCAGGATATTTTATCCTTGGGTGGAGAAGCGCGAATGAATTTTCCAGGAAAACCAGAAGGTAACTGGGAATGGAGATATCACCCAGATAGCCTCAGCGATGGTTTATGCGATCGCTTACAGAATCTAACTAGGATATATGGACGCGCACCCCGTCGGCGAACTACTGAAGAAAAATCTTAATTAAT includes:
- a CDS encoding serine/threonine protein kinase, with product MAWDKDKQLQGGKYTIEEVRRRGRFSITYLARNIQGNLVIIKTLDDVLIHQPGFQDLQESFVKEAVQLSSCKHPNIVKLLELPFLEDKLRCLALEYIDGEDLQRRSQNLLPEAKALKYIRQIGLALEVVHQNNLVHRDVKPANIMIRGGSSDAVLIDFGLARGFDYKKLSVSADQVAEPGYTPPELYSQTVEIGAYTDIYSLAATLYNLLTGQIPTNAKERLQNNTPLKEPQEWNPQISDKTNSAILRAMEMKCEKRPQSIQAWFDLLGLQPPSVVVDTGGDKLAKIQTRYAILAFWLGVAALVVTIVGIFTGIFGNEIKERFIKPSPQPTNTSVPNKP
- the malQ gene encoding 4-alpha-glucanotransferase, giving the protein MPFPRSSGILLHPTSFPSRFGIGDLGYPARSFIDFLKNSDQQYWQVLPLGPTGYGNSPYMCYSAMAGNPFLISPDLLKEQNLLADWDFGNLPDFSIEKVNYEQAITIKVRLLKLAFENFKNLATPEQRQDFAVFCEAKAYWLDDYALFMALKDAHQGASWYQWETKYAKRKPEAIEAATQELSDDIFYYKFLQFEFFLQWSQLKDYANEHSIKIIGDIPIYVAHDSADVWSNPDIFCLNEKTGEVELMAGVPPDYFSATGQLWGNPVYHWEELEKQDFAWWVKRFEAMLDYVDIIRIDHFRGFEAFWAVPRGEETAENGKWMKASGDQLFETIRDKLGKLPVLAEDLGIITPDVEALRDKFEFPGMKVLQFAFGSDPGNEFLPFNYGRNSVVYTGTHDNDTTIGWFNTASDHEKYNLELYLGGISNDGVHWDLIRMALSSIANQAIIPFQDILSLGGEARMNFPGKPEGNWEWRYHPDSLSDGLCDRLQNLTRIYGRAPRRRTTEEKS